A stretch of Bradyrhizobium sp. AZCC 2262 DNA encodes these proteins:
- a CDS encoding class I SAM-dependent methyltransferase → MLARDWYYNQRRQLGLDSAVASIYDRHDDSDLRARAALTMLGVQKGWRLADIGCGNGVLACEAALMGAEVDAIDISPAMLALANIQARDRKVAIRTQPAGMLSFAYQPDSYDLIVSEFTLHHLPDFWKAVALARIYAALKPGANFYLRDIVFVSMPDGTERDVEQWADFTIKNHDFQREGVVTHMRDEYSTFGWVIERMLTDVGFTLQSVDYHAPLHGTYLLRKPKPDQQS, encoded by the coding sequence GGTCGCCTCGATCTACGACCGGCATGACGACAGCGACCTTCGCGCCCGCGCGGCGCTGACCATGCTTGGCGTGCAGAAGGGCTGGCGGCTGGCCGATATCGGCTGTGGCAACGGCGTACTGGCCTGCGAGGCGGCGCTGATGGGCGCCGAAGTCGACGCGATCGATATCTCGCCGGCGATGCTGGCGCTCGCCAATATCCAGGCCCGCGACCGCAAGGTGGCGATCCGCACCCAGCCGGCTGGCATGCTGAGCTTCGCCTACCAGCCGGATTCCTATGACCTGATCGTCAGCGAATTCACGCTGCATCATCTGCCGGATTTCTGGAAAGCTGTGGCGCTCGCAAGAATCTACGCGGCGCTGAAGCCCGGCGCCAATTTCTACCTGCGCGACATCGTGTTCGTCAGCATGCCCGACGGCACGGAGCGCGATGTCGAGCAATGGGCTGATTTCACCATCAAGAACCACGATTTCCAGCGCGAAGGCGTGGTCACCCATATGCGCGACGAGTACTCGACCTTCGGCTGGGTGATCGAGCGCATGCTGACCGATGTCGGCTTCACGCTGCAATCGGTCGACTATCACGCCCCTCTCCACGGCACCTACCTCCTGCGCAAACCAAAGCCGGACCAACAGAGCTAG
- a CDS encoding EamA family transporter, whose product MKPADVCIAVLVAVIWGLAFVASRIALNEFSPELMTTLRFSIAALPCLFVARPKVSWTVLASISFTLFLGQFLAQAFAIAHGVPVGLSSVIVQSQALFTIGFAALLFHERPGAWQTVGIGVATVGLLMICGTVGYDFSVGAFAILMISPLSFAAGNLLLRRAPDVPMFDLFAWLCLVAAVPLLALTLVSNGPQPTWHALTHMSLTGLLCMIGLGCVSTSIAYWLWGRLLRDYPAAQVVPFALLVPFVGSAASSVVFGEAFGPLRLAGMITVVGGIAVMLLSKRTQASEKQVLPKIA is encoded by the coding sequence ATGAAACCGGCCGATGTCTGCATCGCCGTGCTGGTAGCGGTGATCTGGGGCCTTGCCTTCGTGGCGAGCCGCATTGCGCTGAACGAATTTTCGCCGGAACTGATGACGACGCTGCGCTTTTCGATCGCCGCCTTGCCGTGCCTGTTCGTGGCGCGGCCGAAGGTTTCATGGACAGTGCTGGCCTCGATCAGCTTCACGCTGTTCCTCGGGCAGTTTCTCGCCCAGGCCTTTGCCATTGCGCATGGCGTTCCCGTCGGCCTCTCCAGTGTGATCGTGCAGAGCCAGGCGCTGTTCACCATCGGCTTCGCCGCGCTGCTGTTCCACGAACGGCCGGGTGCGTGGCAGACCGTCGGCATCGGCGTCGCCACGGTTGGCCTGCTGATGATCTGCGGCACCGTCGGTTATGATTTCAGCGTCGGCGCCTTCGCCATCCTGATGATTTCTCCGCTCAGCTTCGCGGCCGGCAATCTTCTGCTCCGGCGCGCGCCGGATGTGCCGATGTTCGACTTGTTCGCGTGGCTGTGCCTGGTCGCTGCGGTGCCGTTGCTGGCGCTGACGCTGGTCAGCAACGGTCCGCAGCCGACCTGGCATGCGCTGACCCATATGTCGCTGACCGGCCTGCTTTGCATGATCGGTCTCGGCTGCGTCTCCACCAGCATCGCCTACTGGCTGTGGGGGAGGCTGCTGCGGGATTACCCGGCGGCGCAGGTGGTGCCGTTCGCGCTGCTGGTGCCGTTCGTCGGTTCCGCTGCCTCGAGCGTGGTGTTCGGCGAAGCCTTTGGACCGCTTCGGCTCGCTGGCATGATCACGGTGGTCGGCGGTATCGCCGTCATGCTGCTGTCGAAACGTACCCAGGCTTCAGAAAAACAAGTTCTGCCAAAGATCGCGTGA
- a CDS encoding LysE family translocator has translation MSQSLLIAFVMFATVMFFTPGPNNIMLLSSGLTYGFRLTIPHIMGITVGFAFMVGAVGLGLGTIFIAYPILQTILKYAGVAYLVYLAAHIAMSEPPSAEQDNSRRPMTFWGAAMFQWVNAKGWVMVIGTITAYAAIAAYPWNIAIQVGLSLLLGILSCTAWALFGTALRPVLTSRRAVRAFNIVMAVLLLASLYPVFMDA, from the coding sequence ATGTCGCAATCGCTTTTGATCGCCTTCGTCATGTTCGCCACCGTGATGTTCTTCACGCCGGGGCCGAACAACATCATGCTGCTGTCGTCGGGGCTGACCTACGGCTTCCGCCTGACCATCCCGCACATCATGGGCATCACGGTTGGCTTCGCCTTCATGGTCGGCGCCGTCGGGCTGGGGCTTGGGACCATCTTCATCGCCTATCCGATTTTGCAGACCATCCTGAAATATGCCGGCGTGGCCTACCTGGTCTATCTGGCCGCGCATATCGCGATGTCCGAGCCGCCCTCGGCGGAGCAGGACAACAGCCGCAGGCCGATGACGTTCTGGGGCGCGGCCATGTTCCAATGGGTCAACGCCAAGGGCTGGGTCATGGTGATCGGCACCATCACCGCCTATGCGGCGATTGCCGCCTATCCCTGGAACATCGCGATTCAGGTCGGCTTGAGCCTGCTTTTGGGGATCCTGTCCTGCACGGCCTGGGCCCTGTTCGGCACTGCGCTGCGGCCGGTCCTGACCTCCCGGCGGGCGGTGCGGGCCTTCAACATCGTCATGGCGGTGCTGCTGCTGGCCTCGCTCTACCCGGTCTTCATGGACGCATGA